Part of the Aquimarina sp. MAR_2010_214 genome is shown below.
TGTAGTCGTTACTTCTGATGATCCTGATATATTGTTGGCATTATTAAAATATGCTGGTGTTGTGATATTTGGATTAGCTTTAATGATTGTATTCTATTGTATACTCGTCGCTGTTATTACTAAGAAATCCCCATTATGGTTTCTAAAAGAAATCAGCCCGGCGCAGTTATTAGCGTTTTCAACTAGTTCTAGCGCAGCTACACTTCCTGTAACTATGGAAAGAGTAGAAGAGCATATTGGTGTAGATAAAGAAGTGTCTAGTTTTGTATTACCAGTTGGAGCAACTATCAATATGGATGGAACCAGTTTGTATCAAGCAGTAGCTTCGGTATTTATTATGCAAGTGCTTTGGCCAGAAGGATTAACGTTTGGTAATCAGATTACTATTGTATTAACTGCCTTATTGGCTTCAATAGGATCGGCAGCTGTTCCCGGAGCAGGAATGGTAATGCTGGTTATTGTATTAGAAGCAATTGGTTTCCCGTCGGATAAGTTACCAATAGGTTTAGCACTAATCTTTGCAGTAGACAGACCATTAGATATGCTAAGAACAACAGTTAATGTTACTGGAGATGCAACTGTATCTATGATCGTAGCAAAATCAGTTGGGAAATTGGGTGAACCCAATGTAAAAGAATGGGATGACGATTATCAGGGATAAGTAGATTGTGTTTAACTAACCGACCAATTTTTAAGCAATTCAAATAATAATGGATATTCTATTTCTCGTTCAGGATTCCACATCATAGTTAATTGCGCTTTCTGTTTTATATTTTTTAATTCAATTATTTTT
Proteins encoded:
- a CDS encoding dicarboxylate/amino acid:cation symporter is translated as MKKLALHWKIMIGMILGILFGFLMTTLSWGKGFTGDWIAPFGTIFVNLLKLIAVPLILASLIKGISDLKDISKFKLIGGRTIVIYVLTTVIAITIGLLMVNVFKPGNGITPETIEKLTTEYAGNAKISERIAEASKQKESGPLQFIVDMVPQNAFKAMSNNKMMLQVIFFSIILGISMLLIKPAQSEPLKKFFDSLNDVVLKMVDLIMLTAPYAVFALLANVVVTSDDPDILLALLKYAGVVIFGLALMIVFYCILVAVITKKSPLWFLKEISPAQLLAFSTSSSAATLPVTMERVEEHIGVDKEVSSFVLPVGATINMDGTSLYQAVASVFIMQVLWPEGLTFGNQITIVLTALLASIGSAAVPGAGMVMLVIVLEAIGFPSDKLPIGLALIFAVDRPLDMLRTTVNVTGDATVSMIVAKSVGKLGEPNVKEWDDDYQG